In the Ipomoea triloba cultivar NCNSP0323 chromosome 6, ASM357664v1 genome, one interval contains:
- the LOC116021966 gene encoding uncharacterized protein LOC116021966: protein MQVHRAKTYKESPRVSLSSCGVPFSLRDQKSRKSVSYNKLPQEPMRINVLKLDGTCFEICVARNGTVVDLKRGVEMAFRHLPKNGPGTVSWSHVWGNFCLSYDGQKLLTDSDSIGDYEIKDGGQIEFVRHVSITYPVKTRSEREDTYMDEPRESKGNGDRQQECKEENNHQGKLEYHTIDIDIDEEDCVTVASNYECRSAPSLKKWFSNSRFSRSETRKG, encoded by the exons ATGCAGGTTCACAGGGCGAAAACATATAAAGAAAGCCCAAGGGTCTCATTGTCCTCCTGTGGAGTCCCATTCTCGCTGCGCGATCAAAAATCCAGGAAAAGCGTTTCCTACAACAAGCTCCCGCAGGAGCCAATGAGGATCAACGTTCTTAAATTGGACGGCACTTGTTTTG AGATCTGTGTAGCGAGGAATGGGACCGTTGTTGACCTGAAAAGAGGGGTGGAGATGGCTTTCCGTCATTTGCCTAAGAATGGTCCGGGCACAGTCTCATG GTCGCATGTATGGGGAAATTTTTGCTTGAGTTATGATGGTCAGAAGCTTCTCACCGACTCTGATTCTATAGGAGATTATGAAATCAAGGACGGTGGTCAG ATTGAATTTGTGCGACATGTCTCCATTACTTACCCTGTAAAAACGCGATCAGAAAGAGAGGACACCTATATGGATGAGCCTAGAGA ATCTAAAGGCAACGGGGATAGGCAGCAGGAAtgcaaagaagaaaataatcatCAGGGAAAGCTAGAGTACCATACCATAGATATCGACATCGATGAGGAAGACTGTGTTACTGTTGCAAGCAACTATGAATGCAGGTCGGCTCCTTCCCTGAAAAAGTGGTTCTCGAACAGTAGATTTTCTAGATCAGAGACACGAAAGGGGTGA
- the LOC116023516 gene encoding uncharacterized protein LOC116023516 — protein sequence MYRQNGVTEEVVRLKMFPFSLIGEAARWLDSHVDNHFRSWEQLHQEFMQEFFSLTKTLKIRKQIQDFKQGSLETLADAWRRFKTLKHQCPPDVLHPWDVISSFYSGLTDECKLLLDSSSRGSFVSTSPEDAEELIRTISSNTGNWYNQRESKGGLYEVSADTASQAKVEALGLEVKRLQAQLEKMNKSQRGNPCMTLALYCDKCGGAHGAHECTSNYEDVPYEQVEAVGYQRPNDYNTYENNNNQNWRQGQGWQNQPSQNQYNPRPSQSEPSYNANYNRGYQDNRGNQYNPRPNQGGAYRLPMYQGNNQQREEAPKESIEDKMVRMFGELRQDVTNMRQEWKQDLRQEISTIRQEVSNLRQENNASLRHLETQVAQNSKALAERPQGTLPSTTVNNPRERVKAVTLRSGKELPEPALKKNTISKNPIEEEKIEEILEEDKVQEKETSPVPLSPKATQSRDKGKEKVDLPMYQPPLPFPGRVKESIDKTQYGKFLELLKQLHINVPFLDALGQMPRYEKFLKDILTNKRKLEESTTVLLGEGCSAYVRHQPQKLTDPGSFTIPCQIGEAEFKRALADSGASINIMPFCLFKKLDLGNLKPTRICIQLADRSIKQPKGVVEDVLVRVDKFIFPVDFVIIDMDADQKVPLILGRPFLATARALIDVGNGKLVLRVGDECATFDVSKLTKYPMTTDDACYFVDVFHEHVNSIYPNLVGKLKDDALLRVLDNNDDLESFTFDNNASINENDDALHKIVCGDDDIHVDDNVCDVNEIEFVNFFDDCIDDAIYIHELIGEVEEVMDGNEGDDLLHNEKINEKKNIVDEKEVKSELKTLPDSLQYAFLGENSTLPVVISSKLDENQQDKLVNLL from the coding sequence ATGTACCGTCAAAATGGAGTTACCGAAGAGGTCGTAAGACTCAAAATGTTCCCGTTTTCGTTAATAGGGGAAGCCGCGAGGTGGCTTGATTCCCACGTAGACAACCACTTTAGATCATGGGAACAACTTCACCAAGAGTTCATGCAAGAATTCTTTTCGTTGACCAAGACATTGAAAATAAGAAAGCAAATCCAAGACTTTAAACAAGGGTCGTTGGAAACTTTAGCGGATGCGTGGAGACGGTTTAAGACACTTAAACATCAATGCCCACCCGACGTTCTACATCCATGGGACGTCATTAGTTCATTCTATTCCGGTCTCACCGATGAATGTAAATTACTTTTGGACTCATCTTCTAGAGGATCTTTCGTTTCTACAAGTCCTGAAGACGCGGAAGAATTGATAAGAACTATTTCATCAAATACCGGGAATTGGTACAATCAAAGGGAGTCCAAAGGAGGTTTGTATGAAGTTAGTGCCGACACCGCATCTCAAGCCAAGGTGGAAGCACTAGGACTTGAAGTCAAGAGGCTACAAGCACAATTGGAAAAGatgaataagagtcaaagaggaAATCCGTGCATGACATTAGCACTTTATTGCGACAAGTGTGGGGGTGCACACGGAGCACACGAATGCACTTCCAACTACGAGGATGTTCCGTATGAACAAGTCGAGGCCGTAGGATATCAAAGGCCGAATGACTACAATACTTATGAAAATAATAACAACCAAAATTGGCGTCAAGGTCAAGGATGGCAAAACCAACCATCCCAAAATCAATACAATCCAAGACCGAGTCAAAGTGAGCCAAGTTACAATGCAAACTACAATAGAGGATACCAAGACAATCGAGGGAATCAATACAACCCAAGACCTAACCAAGGGGGAGCGTATCGACTACCTATGTACCAAGGAAATAATCAACAAAGAGAAGAAGCTCCTAAAGAAAGCATAGAAGACAAAATGGTGAGAATGTTTGGCGAACTAAGGCAAGATGTGACGAATATGAGGCAAGAGTGGAAGCAAGACTTGAGGCAAGAGATATCCACAATAAGACAAGAGGTCTCTAACTTGAGacaagaaaataatgcttcCTTGAGGCACTTGGAGACACAAGTTGCACAAAACTCCAAGGCTTTAGCCGAAAGACCACAAGGCACACTTCCGAGTACCACGGTAAATAATCCTCGAGAGAGGGTGAAAGCCGTGACCCTTCGGAGTGGAAAGGAACTTCCCGAGCCAGcattgaagaagaatactatctCCAAGAATCCAATCGAAGAAGAGAAAATAGAAGAAATCCTTGAAGAAGACAAAGtgcaagaaaaggaaacatCTCCAGTACCCTTGAGTCCAAAAGCCACTCAATCTCGAGATAAAGGAAAGGAGAAGGTGGATTTACCGATGTACCAACCACCACTCCCATTTCCCGGGAGGGTGAAGGAAAGCATAGACAAGACACAATACGGCAAATTCCTTGAACTACTAAAACAATTGCATATCAACGTACCTTTCCTCGACGCATTAGGTCAAATGCCGCGTTATGAAAAATTCTTAAAAGATATACTCACCAATAAGAGAAAGCTGGAAGAGTCAACTACGGTTTTGCTAGGGGAAGGATGCTCCGCTTACGTGCGCCATCAACCACAGAAGCTCACGGACCCCGGAAGCTTCACCATCCCATGTCAAATTGGCGAAGCCGAGTTTAAGAGAGCTCTAGCGGACTCTGGGGCAAGTATCAATATAATGCCTTTTTGTCTCTTTAAGAAATTAGACTTGGGCAATCTAAAGCCCACTCGCATTTGTATCCAGTTGGCCGATAGATCAATCAAGCAACCCAAGGGGGTTGTAGAAGATGTGTTAGTGAGGGTAGACAAGTTTATTTTTCCCGTGGACTTTGTCATTATTGACATGGATGCCGATCAAAAGGTGCCATTGATTCTAGGTAGGCCGTTCTTGGCCACCGCTCGGGCCCTCATCGATGTAGGGAATGGGAAACTTGTCCTAAGGGTAGGAGACGAATGTGCTACCTTCGATGTGTCGAAGTTGACTAAGTACCCGATGACGACAGATGATGCGTGCTACTTTGTGGATGTTTTCCATGAGCACGTTAATTCTATTTACCCCAATCTTGTGGGTAAATTGAAAGATGACGCCCTCTTAAGAGTTTTGGATAATAATGATGACCTTGAATCTTTTACTTTCGATAATAATGCTTCAAttaatgagaatgatgatgcTTTACATAAGATAgtgtgtggtgatgatgatataCATGTTGATGATAATGTGTGTGATGTGAATGAAATTGAATTTGTGAATTTCTTTGATGATTGTATTGATGatgctatatatattcatgaattGATTGGTGAAGTTGAGGAGGTGATGGATGGAAATGAAGGGGATGATTTGTTGCataatgagaaaataaatgagaaaaagaatatagtaGACGAGAAAGAAGTGAAAAGTGAACTTAAAACGTTACCGGATAGTCTACAATATGCTTTTCTAGGAGAAAATTCAACCTTACCGGTAGTAATCTCATCAAAACTAGATGAAAATCAACAAGACAAGCTTGTGAACttgttatga